The following is a genomic window from Aeromonas sp. FDAARGOS 1405.
GCCTGTTTGAAAAAAGTGGGAACAGTGAAAAAATAAAGATTTTTACACGGTGTTATAATTGTGTGCTAATTGAGGGTTCAAAGAAAGAACGCCTCATGCCAAGAATTGACACTTTAATTATTAAATTTCAATGAGTTGGATTGTTTTCACTGAATCGCACCGGCTTCTTTAGACACTGTCGTGACGTGAGATGGTTACAGGTCATCATTGAGTCTGGCGAACTCCACTTCGTTGGTAGTGATCGCCAAGCTTGCTAGTTTGTCCGCTATCTCATTACCCTCAATTCCTGCATGGCCAAAAAAAGCGCACTCAATTGAGGCTTTTTTATGCGTTCGAATGCTGAATATACTTCTTCGACCAACAATCTATTAGCCACTTGCTTACCACTTTTCAGTTTCCATCCTCTTTTCTTCCATCCCGGCGCCCATTTTGTCGCACAGTCTCGTGTATAGGTTGAATCTGTCAAGATACGGAGCTGGTCGGTGGTTGGATGCACGGTGAGATATGTCTGCGCCAGACTTAGGGCAAAATTGAGCGCCATCAGCTCACCGATATTATTCGTGCCGTGAAGCAGATAGCCGCCATACCACTGAGCTATAATTTTCCCTCTTTCATAGACTACGACGCCACAACCGCTTGGGCCGGGATTGCCATCACAGTAGATGGTCAGATTCGAAAGGAGTCCCTGTACTTTTGTAGTGGTCTAACCATCCCGGACACCGTTTTAGGTGGTACAGTCACCAGCGAACAGAAGGTAGAGGCCCTGGAGGCTCTACTGCCCTTGCTGGTGCAGGTGATCGCGGAAGGGAAGTTACAGCAAACGGCGCTGGCTGATCTGCGGGCCAATCATGCAGCTCTGCAGGCGCTGTCTAGCTCACCCGCGCCGAACTGGTCGGTGATCGGGGCTTTGTCTAGCTGCGTGCGATCGATTTTGGAAGGTGCCGGTGGAGGGGGGCTGGCTGCACAGGCGTTGGGCTGGTTGACCACCTTGACAGCGGGCTGAGTGACTTACTTCCCTGTTGATGGCATGTCTTTTCTCTTGCGAGACCAGTCTCAACCCCTTCACTAATGGAAGTATCGCTACCGGGCTGCGCCCTATCCCCGGCACCCAAGTGCACCGCGCCATCGAGCCGCTGCTGGGCACTCTCAGTCGCGGCGAGTGGGAGCAGCAGTGGTACCCGCTCTATCAGGCGGTGCTGGCATGGTGCCATGTGCAGGAGAGCGAGGTGGAAGCCTTCTACAAGCGAGTTACTGCCGCTTAAGGTATGAAAATCGAGATGGTACTGAAAAAACTATGGGTCGGCGTTACTAGTAACGGATGTTGTGCATAGTCATGATTTGAAAGTAAAAGTCATTTTTTTACTGCAAACCGTCACTAGCTGGTGTTCGCTAAATCAAACAAAATGGTTTGACTGTGGCGTCAACTGTAGATAGTTTTACCGTTAAGAAATCTTAAAAAGTAGTGGGGGCAAAGCCCCCACTATAGTTAACCAAAAAAAGCTAGATACAAATCTCTCACTGCTAAGATGGCCTCGGAACCGTTCTTGATGTGAGGTAGTATCGGTAACAGGGTTGTGGTTGCTACTAACAACAACTTCCCAGTCATGCTCTTAGGCCTGTCAGCATCATGTTGATGGGCCTTTTGTTTGCAGCGGAAGCTGCGCTTTGCCGCGGGATTGCGGCGCTTCAGTTTTGCCATATAGTGTTTCCCTATTCGGCGGTTGATAAAGTCGTTTAAGTGAAAGCATTTTCACCTCTCTAGCTGTTTGGTGTTGTTGGTGGCCTTGTGGCCAATTCCTGAATTTTCCGATCATTTGTCATCAGGGACAAGGCATGATTATCAATCGCTTGTTTCGATTTGTGACCCTGCAGAATCCATTGCCAGACGCTACCAGTAAACAGCTAGCTACGCCAAGCCCATCAGCACATTCTTGCCCATACCTGAATCTTTTTGCACATTTTTCGTCCAGTGCGTCCTAGCAAGGCCGAGTTAGATTGAAATCATCATGCAGCCTCTTAGTGCTTATGCTTGCAACACTGCATGTAGTGGTATTTTTGTCAGTAGACACAAGATAAGGTGCTTGTGTTCCTATTGCAATCTGTGGATAACCTTTAGGCTGTGGGTAAATTGTGAGCCTTACGCTCTGTGTTGGTGATCACTTACAACGAGTGGTTTTTCATTCTTCCGCTGCGCCAAATGCAAGTCTTCTGATCGAAGATGAAAAATTTAAATAACTTTTTTTGCTTGCGAAAATCATTCTTTTTTAATAGCAAACTCAAGTTGAATAGATTATTTCCCAATAATGGACAAATTCTGTACTAACTAGTCACCAACATGACTGCTGCGGACATACTTTTAAATCGAGGTTCTCCGTGTGTGAAAAGTGGCTACACACCAGCTAAATTGAAGACTATTGGCTATGGAGGGACTCAATGGACAGCAAATGGAAGTGGCCCGCTTTGAAGGTTGCAAGGTGGGCTTTCAAACATGGTGAGTTCTTTGACCTTTACGATGTGTCATATCTGCTTGGGATACCGGCCAGCGATGCGGGTAAGGTGGTCCTCTATCTGAGGTCATTGCGCTGCGTGGAAAAAATGGCCGAGACTCGGCGTTGCAAGCCGGAACCTGGGCGAATGGCGCGTCGCCGGATTTTTATCAAGGTGATCTGCATACACCCAAGTCCAATGCTGATGCCGGAGAACGAATTACCAGAGCAAAAATGCGAGTCGGTTCAGAGCTGATCGAGCTGACCGAGCTGGTTAGGCGGATACCTTATCATTCTATTGTGTGTATTTAATTGGCAGGATGCATGCGTGACTCTTATTGTGTGTGTCGCCTTGGCTCTCATGATCTGGTTTGCCCTTGTCTCTTATAGGAGACAAAGGAACATCCGTTCAGAT
Proteins encoded in this region:
- a CDS encoding ribonuclease HI is translated as MTIYCDGNPGPSGCGVVVYERGKIIAQWYGGYLLHGTNNIGELMALNFALSLAQTYLTVHPTTDQLRILTDSTYTRDCATKWAPGWKKRGWKLKSGKQVANRLLVEEVYSAFERIKKPQLSALFLAMQELRVMR